The region TCAAGTTCttctattttaatttaaagcttaaccatttttttacaGTGCTTATTGGATTACACTTCTTTGTTAttctaaaatttaatataaatcaCAGCTTTTCATAGCATTTTCTACCAGATTCAAGGTAACAGCTCGCCTTATTGGCTACCTTTTAAAATACCTTGCAACTAGCAAATGTAATCATGAGTGAGTACTTACCACCTAGCAACTCCTTGACTCACCTGCTTTGCCTAAGCACATATCATGGGCCAAAGTCGGGGCTAAGCAGGACATTAGCCTGTCCACTTAGCCAGGACATTAGTCTGCTCAGCCAGCCCTTAGCAggcattcccattcccattgccACTATGCTCGCACATACATCCTGGCCTGCTCAAACGCTTTGCTGCCTTTTAATGCGTTTAAGCGCATTTACTTTGCCCTGCGCAAGAGCTACTTACTTGGCATTCAGCTGAATGCCTTGTGGCCTTGCCCCCGCCCACTGCCAGCCGCCCACCTCCCATCGCCaccacccacttgttgccggCCTTGGAGGCCAACCACCCGCCCTCAAGGCCCGCCCACATGTGAGCTGATTATGTTAATGCGCGGACCCGTTTAATCCGATGCCCAGTCAAACAGCATTTGCGGTGCCTGGGAATTGAATTAAAGAACAACAGAAATACAAGAAAAAAAGGGAGTCCAAAGTTCAGAGTTAAAAGTGCGCtggcaattaaattaaaagttggccaattttattacgattttATGACTTTCACTCGAGAGGTGAAATTACCAACAGGTCAAGCGGGaaatgtgtgtgcgagtgagtgtgtgtgagccCGTTTTACGGCACTTTCCTTTTACGCTTTTCCTGTTAATAAGGTTGAAGGAAAGTCTGCTCGGCGGTACTCAAAATTCCCCTTTGTCTTTGTGTGAGCGGTGTAAAAAGCTGGCTTATTACAGGAAAAACAAAGTATAGGCCTTTATACTCTCAAATGGTGGAGATTATACTCGTATATCAGATCATTTAAATGATTAACATATTCAAAGTTTGGTAATAATTAgttgtaaaagtaaaaaagtaaTAGGAATGTGCCTCAAAAGGAACTAGATTCTTGCagaatgtattttaatttttatactttgtCAACAGAATGATTTCTTAAAACATATCATATCAAAAAAagggttaaaaaaaatcttaaaaaaatatatgataagttaaaaaaaatgtttttgaatatataattattcagttgaaattgttattttattttattaatagaGCATTTACATTATGCTTTGACTTAAATTTGAGTTTTCTCCTTTCGCTTTCCAATTTCTTGGTTTTTACCTTTCCTTGCCGCCTTTGTTTGCTTAAATTTCCACTTTTGGCCTTCTTATCGAGAGCGAAAAGTTTCAGGTTCGCCCAGTTGACCCGCATTTTAAAGCTGCTTAAATGTTTGGCAGACCCCCATTGAAATGAATGGATATTGTGGTGCTGCAGGGCAGGGGTTGTGTTTTTGGGGGCGCCAAATGGGAGGCAATTTGCGGGCAGGcagcaaacaaaaattcattaaaattttgcatatttataaaacttgAGAGTGACCCCCGTTTCGGAGCCTTGGGgccttatttttttgttttgtatttaaagCGTCTCCCTTTCAGAGTTTTCTTGTTTATGCCTCGCAACGTGGCAAGCTTAAGTTTGCTAgccgaaaagtatgcagcggAAAAACTCAAGCCGAGTGTAAAATGTAAGCACCGAAGGGAAAGATGGTGgaggaaaagtttttaatatgcGGATagctttaattaaatatgttttccaCTCGGCGAACCCAAAACgccaaggaaaacaaaaacaagcaaagcataatgtgtgtgtttgtttttcggtgttttttccTCACTcgaaacataaacataaatgttgGTCGGTGTGGCAGGCAAACAAGCATTTCCCTTCACTTTTCTTTGcttgtttttccatttttttcttttgtacaCTTCCTTTTTTGGTTTACTATTTAAGTGAAAAAACTTCTGGTCCATGAACCACTTTTATGCACATTTTCCTGTGTTTACGTTTATGTTTTATGCTGGTATGTTATAAATTTGGGTGAATTAGTTTGGATTTTAAAGAGCCAACTATATATATGTCTTAAAGTGGTTCTCACATATCTTAAATCcttattcaataaatttattatgaaaaGAAAAAGCCACACTCTGCGCATTCTctggaaatatatttgtaatgaatttctgcattttattttctttgcaCGGCCTTTGTGCTTTTTCCACAGCCATTGTTATGGCTGATTTCTGGGTTTCCTTTTACACATTTCTCCATTCGACGCCTACAAGAGaggtttaaataaacataaaatggGCGACACTACCGTGAAAATGTGCCCATTTTCCTCCTTCGCCACTTTATTTCTGCCCACATATGAGCgtgaaaaaacaacaaattgaCATATCGAGGACGGAAAATTGCAAAAGCAGGAGacagaaaatttgtgtttCGGTCTCGGctctttttgttgtttaaatCGTTGTAAAATTCATCGGATATGAAAATCTAATGATTTGTAAAGGCGTCGATAAGCGGGAAAAGTGTAAAGGGATAGGCAGACTGGCCCCGGGGACTTTTGGGAAAAGTTTACACTGCCTTACCCCCTTGATTATGGGAAATGTTTGGGTAGGCTGGGGAAAGGATTCACAgcatttattgaaatattaatatttgtcCGTGTGGGTGCGTGCAAAAAGCTTTTCATGGCATAACccaaacgcacacacacgaAACCCTGGAAATTAAAGCCAACCCAATGTTTGCCCAAGAAAATTCAGTTGGCTAAAAAGTTTTCCCCATTCCGGGTAAAACCAAAAATCAATTCAAAGTTTTGCCCCAGGCCTTGGCTACTCCTTTTTGTCCATCTTTTTTCCGGTTTATGGGTCATGCAGTGAACCATCTGGGGATTTCTCTGAGTTCTGTATCGGATTAAGAGCCATTATCTTTTTTGCTGGCTAAATTATACTCAACTCAGCTGAGAGTGGTCGGGAAATTTATTGtgtaaattgtatttattttagatttataGATACATATGTCCATGTGTAAGTACATATAAATTTCTTAGCTCCCTCTTGAGCCGAGATTTCTGGTCTTTCGTGTtggcattaaaaaatatttacagtgTCTAGACTTGCCAGCGCATAAATCAAATGCATGCGAGTGTTCTTACTTTGCTGCAAGAAGGAAAAACTTTTCCGATTCTGTGTGTATGTGTTGGCTTTTAATGTGCAACGTGTGGCTAAAAAGtgcttgaataaaaaatatttctgagcCAAGTTCCACCGCCAATGCGTTTTGAAgaccaaaaaattaattaaaataagtgGCTGGAAACTTCTTTGGAATTTCTGATAAAATGAAAGTTTTCCAAACAGCAAATTTGTAATTCTCTCAACTCTGGACTTAGACTTGCAATAGATAATTTGGTGGTACATAAAATAGAAGAAATGGAGTAACATACAATTATTCGCCACGTCTCAAGCCACTGGGATCCAAAACAAAACGCATGCCGAAGGCAAATCGATCTGTGGGCAGGTTCATCACCACACTGAAACCCATTTGCAGTGGCAAGTGCCTTAGATATCTGCGGAAATTATAAGGTAATATCAGAAAAGGCTTTCGAAAGCGATGCTATACCCACTTGGTCCACATGAAGCCCACAGATGCATCCGAATCAAACATTCCATGCACGGCCGAGTTCCAGAAGTTCCATTGATAGCATATTGTGGCAATGGTCTTTCGGGTATTACGATTCCAGGCCAGGAGATTGGCCATCTGAATTTGCGGATGAATGCGCTGCCAGTAGCTAACATCCAGGCCCTGTCTCGAGGCGGTGGCAGCCAGGGAATAGTTGTAGTGCGAGTAACTGAAAGATGATCAATTATATTGtatcaattatattttctagattttttcatacaatttattttatgaattaataaaataattgggAAGTATTTTACCGTGCTGCAAGGGCCAGATCCGGCGTCAGTTTCTGGGGTTCGTTCCACTCTAGAAGAAGTTCTCCTCCGAAGGCCCAATGGGCGGAGACTGATCTCATTACGGACAGCGTGCACCGTCCATTCTCATTGCGGACATTGTAGAAATTGGCGGTCCACGTATCGCACTGTCTCGTCCACTCGATCGTGTACTGGCTCTCCACCGGAGCAGCCTCCGTGGCCTTCTGCATAATGGCCTCCATGCGAAGGCACTGGAACGGATAGTACAGAATGTTCAGATTGGCCGCCAGCGTCGTGGGATGTATGTCGCCCATAATGGTTGGGGTGTACTGAAAATATAagtcatttaaatatattaaaaataccacTGAAATACGGAATAATCAAGCATGAAAAAGGGTTAAAAATTAGATCATCGCTAAAGGGAAttatttgaatgcagattattagaaatattcaccacaaactcaaagaggtatcccacgcaTAAATCGCGATAAAATTAAGGAAGTTATGGAAATTGGAAGTACAGTTTTTGATTCCaatactgaaacccactggTTTTAGTTAAAAGTGGAACatggaaatgggctaaaatttcgaccatcgctaaaataatatatttgaatgtagattgTAAGAAAATTCCAGCACAatttcatagaggtatcccacgtccaaATTGGGATAAAATTAAGGAAATTATGGAAATTGTAAGTACAGTTTTTGATTCCaatactgaaacccactggaTTTAGTTAAAAGTGGAACatggaaatgggctaaaatttcgaccatcgctaaaataatatatttgaatgtagattgTAAGAAAATTCCAGCACAatttcatagaggtatcccacgtccaaatcgggataaaattaagGAAGTTATGGAaattggaagtgcagttttcaGTTCCAGTTTCAGTACTGCAAATACGTagaaatcgaacatgaaaatgggctaaaatttcgaccatcgctaaaataatatatttgaatgtagattgTAAGAAAATTCCAGCACAatttcatagaggtatcccacgtccaaatcgggataaaattaagTAAGTTATTGAAATTGGAAGTACAGTTTTTGATTCCAAAACTGAAACCCACTGGATTTAGTTAAAAGTGGAACATGGAAATGgcctaaaatttcgaccatcgctaaaataatatatttgaatgtagattgTAAGAAAATTCCAGCACAatttcatagaggtatcccacgtccaaatcgggataaaattaagGAAGTTATGGAAATTGGAAGTACTGTTCTCGGTTCCAGTTTCAGTACTGCAAATACGTagaaatcgaacatgaaaatgggctaaaatttcgaccatcgctaaaataatatatttgaatgtagattgTAAGAAAATTCCAGCACAatttcatagaggtatcccacgtctaaatcgggataaaattaagGAAGTTATGGAAATTGGAAGTACTGTTCTCGGTTCCAGTTTCAGTACTGCAAATACGTagaaatcgaacatgaaaatggtctaaaatttcgaccatcgctaaaagaatatatttgaatgtagaatgttaaaaaactccttcacaaattcatagaggcatcccacatctaaatcgggataaaattacagAAGTTATGACAATTTGAAgggcagttttgggttccagtactgaaacccactggaaaCACAAAAGCTTTTCAATCGGTTCATTATTCTTATAATCAAATATACACTATAAATGCCCAAAATGTTCTGCAAACTCACCATGGTATCGTCTTGGACGCGGAAGGTGTAAAGCCCGCCGAACCGGAAGCCAGAGGCCCTGATGTGGCTGAGGACCCAGGCGGCCGTGATGTACTTGTTGGGCGCCAGCCGGTGCAGGTAGTCCAGCTCGATGCCGTCGAAGAATTTGGGCATGACCCGGTGGGCCAGAATGTGAAGGTTCTGCACATTGCCGGGATTCTTTTTGTTGCAATGACCGCCGACGCGCTCGAAGCAGTCGGGAAAGAAGACGCCCAGTTCGGAGTTCTTGTAGGGCGGACAGTTCTTGCATGACATATTGATGCTGGGTgtattttatacttttttttttaagttttaatggAACTGTAACGGGGAAGGAACTGCAACAGTGTAATGTGGAATTCGGTATTGATCCTTCGCTGCACCGAATGAATATGTCCGAGTTTGCTGGCGAGTTCGAAACTTAAACTGGAATTGtagcttttttagttttttcctCAGACCTTACCTGGCAACAAGAAACGAAAATGTTACATAGACCTGATGTTCgatcaaatatttatgatataCATGGGATGGCTAGAGGACGGTTCAGTTTGGTTTCGCTTGCCTTACAGACGGCGCATTCGAGAAATATCATCAGCTGTCAATTGTCATTTTATGCGCCATTTCGTGGGCTCCTTTTCGCTTTCGCCAGCCCTTCCGCTTTTACTTTGGGCTTGGCACACCATTAGGCGCATTTCACActttttacattatttatatGGCATCGTCTTCTGccttttggtttttattctCCCCTTCGTCTGTCGCCAACGCCTTCTCAGCCATCCTCTTTCGGCAGgacatgaaatatttaaacatcGAGTCCAAGCGGGCTCTTAAAGGATAATGGTCGGAGCGACGAGGATgcggatgatgatgatgtatGAGCCACGGATTCGCGTGCGACTGTCCAGGGTTGTGGTGCCCATGGAGGTTTTTGGCTATTGGTCTGGTTGTCTGACTCACCGAGTGGAATTATGGATGGGATAATCTCAAGCGACAAATCACCGAGCCCAGTTGGGCAATAACTTGATTGAATTCGAAGGTTATGAGGAAGCAAGTGAatttggtatttaaaatatgtggTTTGTAGAAGAAAATTTACGAAAAGTTTGAAAATAAACCTATAAACTTAATGGGATAACTAGAAAGGTCTACTGGAATACAAAGATATGGTAAATAACAAAGAACACTAATAAAATTTATGCGTATCTGTGAATGCCAGTAGATGGAATtcgtttgttttaatttagaaTAACTATGTGGGTGTATAGATACcgcaaaaaaaatcttcagcaacattttttaagataaTCTCTTAGtattaagtatttaaaaagctTCCTTTGTTGTACAGTTAGAATAAAGAAGTGCCTTAATTTGGAATCAAATAGGAATTAACTCTTCATGTCAAGCATTTAAATAACCTCCCAGATTTTGTAAGCTTCACAGATTTCCAAGATTTTTGGAAATGTAATCAAATGTCCTGAGCTTAGAGGAAAAGCTAATACGCTGGCTATACGAAAGAGAATAAATGACAATGGCAATGACGTTTGCCAGATGTCGTCTAAGCCGATTTCGAGTCGGAGTTCATGAAAGCAAATGCAAAAGTTGTTTATTCAGCAGCTCAGTCGCGGCTCGGGCTTTTGTGCTTTCCCCCGATTTCCCTCACCACATTTGCCCTGGGCCCAGGGCCCCTTCATAAGCTAAGACCGCGCCTTGCTCGCGGTGGTGAAGACATCACTTATTTAGACGCCAGCACTTAAATTTATCACTCAGCCAGCAGCTGGCGGGCCGGGCTGTCTGGCTGTTTCAGCcatttgctttaatttaatatgcTAAAATATAAGGGGAGCCACCCGCATTCTCAGTTTGCAAATCAAAGCTCAACGCGGCCGCAGAACTTTTGCCGGAAAACCGCAAATGCTCAAAGGGAAAAGCGAATCGGTTCGCTTCGGTCTGTTTGGAATGGGAGATTCAACATGGTAATCATAAGTAAATAGCCCCAGTGCCACTAAAAGAACTTGTTTCACGCCTAATTGGTGGGTGTGGTTTTAAGTTATGTTAACCCATATTTTAAGGGAGTagctgtattttatttaaattcctttGACAGATTAATAGTCAGAAAACAACCGAACACAGTGCTAAATCGCACCAAATTTAATGGCCTTCAACTGTAACCCACTTTCATACATCTGTAAAATCAATCATTATTATGTGCTTATTTTTTCAATGACCAAAAAGCAAACTGTTGCGCTGCCACAAGTACGCACTTACCTGTTTTTTTCAAAGGTAAACAGAATTGACCCCGTTGcggaaaagttttaaagttcAGAGTGAAATGTGGCGTCAGCAATCGGATTTCCAGTGCGGagtaataaacaaacaaaatgtagTTTCGAGAGGAATTCACTGTTAAGAGCAATTGAATTTACAATACTCATTCCATTCCTCACATTTCCTCCTTGGCCTCTATTAACTTATGAGCTTTTTCCGATAAAGTGCCCGAAAAAGTAggcaaaaaatgtttgcccacCCCCAGGCAAATATTcaaatgaatataaattaaaattgaaatataaatgaTACGCAACAAATGAAAAACACTGTGGACAAAGTAAgtgaaaaagcaaaaaaatacagcaacatttaaaatatttactatcCACCATtgtgaaaattgtaaaacatcGAAGGACGAGccgaaaaaaaacaattcaatCGCATTTCGAtgcacaatttatttatttatctcgTGCTGCatggttttttattgtattcttTTTGCTCGCCTGTGTGTAAATTCCTACTAtcgtgtttatttttttaattgctcatggtttttatacattttgcatataatttaattttatttattacgctttaaaaaaacgaaagcaaaaaaaatatactaaaaacaGCAAAAAGGAGTTGGAAGTGggcaataaatttttaatattttaagcaatttcaatttttggggGGAGGAAGTTGGTGTGCAAGGCTGCACTTCTGTAAATTCGTTATcaataaatgttatttgtgTTCATTTAAACTTTTGTGTGCACTGGCCACCTCAGGGGAATTGAAATGGGATTTTAACAATTACAACTGCCGGGCTGAAAATGGAGTAGGTACTTGTTGTTGTCGAGTgggacattttttaaacaaatatttggagtctaaaatatacataaaagcaaacaaaatattatgaaCTAATAGCGGGAGAAGTAAGTAATAGTTTTAGCAGTagatttgaatatttaatgcaatttgaattggaaaaacaaaataagcaaacataaaatgaaattaaaattttgataagcAAATAGAATAAACAAATAGCGCAAATATTTAAGAGGAACCTCTCACTGCTGGGCTTTTTGTaatctcccaaagaaaatgaaagtacttgaataaaagtaaaaagtgaATCGAATAACCCTATCCCCTGTGAGGATTCAGCTGCTTCACACTTATTTCAGctccattaaatatttacaatgaGGCAAACAAATCAAAGTGACAACAAACAGAGGCCTTTCCCCCCAAGTACTTTTACTGATTTCGCTTaccaaatatttgcataccTCGCTCGCTTTTCCTCCTGAGAGCGTCTATATCCCTTTGACTTGACGCGAAAGAGTTCGCAAACCGACTCGGTGGCACTTGGGCACGATTTGCATTAAGGACTCGCCGGTTCTCCCCCTTTTGGCACCATCGAAGTGGCTAAAAAGTGTCTTCGACCTTGTGCCATTGGCATccattattttgtaattatttaagTGCCTTCAATGAGGCACCTTATTGATGATGACAGCGGGCTTGCCATTCCCCATTCACGCCCACCAACCCATCCAGATCCACAGCCACGTTCACACTCGCCCGGAGCGGCGCAGGCAATAagtgaaaaaaatcaaaaagccataaaaactTTACACAATCGAAACGTGCAAAAGTTGATTTTTGCCAACGCCAGCAGCCAAAGCTAAAGAATTCGCCCATCGATGGCAACAACAAATGGAATcgaagggaaaataaaaaagtctgACAACAAAATCAAAGTGCGGCCGGCATGTGAAAGTAAACTTACTTTTCTACACCCTTGGGGTAAGAGGTATATGTGATTGCTGTACAGGAATCTCTtccattttataaaaaaggatCTGGAAAATACTTAAGGGTATAACATAGATAATTAATAGGTAAAGGCAGAAaaggtttttataaaatagttgCTGTGAGTAGTGGGTAACATTTAGTCGAGGCAACTGACCATGTTCCTTTACTTTTTTATCTTTGTGTTGCCTTTGCTGCTCTTCTGCAAAGGATGGGTAGCTAATACGAGGACAGCAAAGGACACAGGAGGCTCAGGAAGGGAAGAGGTCCTTCGAAAGTGGACACCGGAGGAGAGTGAACTGAAGAGGACATTCCGAATCGACCCATAAAAAACGAGAGCGAATAAAAAGCGCAAGAAAATTACTTTCTGCTCTAAAAATTTTTGCAGGGGGAAAGGAGACACACAGGCAGTGGTACGAAATTATTGGAATTTCGTACATatgacattttattatttttggtaataaaaaaatctaaatttattaataattaataataaatcataattataataatactttttaaagtaattttgagtaattttttgttttattatgtcCTAAAAAAGGTATagttcctaaaaatataaacaaaatatttgtcatGCAAATAGAAAAAGtctcaattttttaaaacttttatagATGATATTGCGCCACTGTGCCACATCGAAGTCAGCAATCGGGGCCATCCACAAAGTCAAGCGTGTAAAGTAAGTAAAGATGCGAGTAAAAACCTTTTCCGCCTTTTCAGCTTTGCTATCGGCCCTTTTGAGGCATTATGTACTGACAATTTTCATGATTATGCGCTTACGGATTTCGAGAGTGTCCAGTTCCCTTCCTTCCCCTCCCATTTCCTTCCCAATGCCTTCCCCTTAGCATTCACTCCCCTGCCCAATGCCTTCCCCATCATCGTCATCTCTATATCTGTGAGTGTCCGGGTGAGCGCAGCTGTTAAGCcttttccgtttccgctgtCGTTTATTTTCCTTCGCTTTTTTCTAGTCCATGACTTGACTTTGGCGCCTAGCTAAGTATTGATAGTATTGGATACCATCGACAGCGGATTGGGGGCTGAAAGCCGAGGCTTCCTGGTTATGGCCATCAAAACGGAAATGAAGATGGGGATTCCATTCAATTGGCTTTTCGAGGATGCCGAGTCCATGTATGTCTGCGTGCTTGTGGGTTGTGAAAAGTGTTGGCAATTGTTGCTAGCTAGACATTTTACGGGTAATTATCGAAAATGCTATCCCGGGTACGGAGATGGCCGATGATTGAATATCCATTGGGGAACAGGTAGAGTGCCAGTGAAGTGAATGAAAGATTAAAGATTAGGCCCCAGGGTTAAGCACTCAATACGTGAGAAAAAGAAGTGAAAAGAGATTATGTTGAATGCAATTCCCCCTTCGATGAAGATTATTCGGAAAAACGGATATGAGAAATAAACATTTAGAAAATTACTTTATGTTTGTAAGGCGGAAAGTATTACATTTCAAGTAATATATGAATTTAAAGAGGGACAACGCATAAAGTCTGTATGCccttataaatataatccttAATCAATACCATCTTTATGCCTCAACTTTCATTAGCCAAATTTATGTACAAgtcaaaaattcaattaccGCCGAGCGTTTTGATTACCTACCAATATCTCGGTGGGGAATCCGCGTTCGGGCACAAATCTTGGCCATAAAATTGTCATAACTGTAAAGTTATTGTGACATTTCCAATAAACGGAAAAGAGGGAAAAGCCAGCTGTGACTCCGCtcgcaggagcaggaggaggggCAAAACTCCTGTCTGCCTGGGAATATTCCTTGGTTAATTTACTACAATGCGCCCAATATGCAACATAAATAATGCCGAGCATCCGACATAAATAACCGGGGTTGCTAAAATTGGCAGGAGGACAGCCGGGAGTTGGTTTCGCtaagcagctgctgctgcagtcaATTTCAGCGTTCGTCTGTAACTGTAACAATTAATTAGAAACTAACAAAGTTCTTCTTGGCAGGCGCTAAACTTGTCCCACAACTCGGAGGACCCCGAGAACCCAGGGAATCCAGGGAGCCCAGAGAACCGAACCGAATCGAATCGAAGGCGACAGTCGAGACTGTCGCGCACATAAAGcgcttttaattgattttcctGTTACGTGCACTGGCGAATCGGGGAGTTGTCGCTGCTGGCTCCGTGGAGGAGGACCATCCCCCGGCCTGTAATcgttcattcattcattcgaATTGtagttaattaataaattattccgAGCGATTGAGCTAACAGTATAGGACTGTGAAAACTTTCACTGGCAGCTTTAATTACCTTTTCGGTACCAGGACTTTCCACTTTGTTTAGCCTGTGGCTCGCTTTCTTTTATGTATTCTCCGTGTTTCCCCCATTgcctctttttttgtttgccacaattaaacacattttatttgcgAATGTTTATGGTGCCTGCATgatgcgtatacgcaatgtgtTTGCTCGGCTGCTTGCatgttgcgtatacgcagcgtgtgCCGGCCAGCCACCACAGACTCGTAAATGCggacatatttctttttaaagataCGAGCACAGCATAAACGTTTAGCCTTGGCTTTGCCTTCAATTAAATTTCGCTTTACTTTATGTCCAGCCAGTGGTGGAGTAAAATTCAGGGCTCAGGTGCGTGGACAATATTgggaaaatgtattaaaagaCAAATTAATTTCCGCAAACTGCCAACTGAGGCCTAAGCCAATTCCTTAGTTCTCATCAAAGAAAAATGTCTCacaaatttaagaatttattaaagcctaattgcaaattgaattcaaaagcACCTCTATCCTTTCTTTTAATAACaatccataaatattttcggaacaatttaaaaaatgatcaacaaacaaatatattaaaaataacttgCAAATTGACAAATATTTGTAAGCGAAATATTGCCAGACACATATGCATTTCCACTTACCAAATGCACATGAAACATATTGCAGATTTCAGGCAAAGAAATTCCATAAATCCAAAAGGCAGCCGAATGGTAAAtacaaatttcataaaaaataattaaataaaaaagggcAGAGAGAAAGCAGGGCTAGAGTCCAGGGAGACCAGAAACCAAAAGGCATTAGCAGCAGATTACCGGGGGTATTGCGGGAGTGGGGTACACGTCCTGCTCCAACTTGCAGCCTGCATCTCGAGATCCGACTCCGGCCCAAAGAGTCATTAGCAATGTGACCCAGAACTGGACTAACCACATAAAATTTTATGCTGTTTgccataataaatttaattaaaaaatcaaattgacTGAGAGAGGAAAGTCGGACTCGAGAGCCAGAATACCAGCACCAGTGTACCAGCATCCACTTGAACATTAGCCCCAGAAACGCAGTTCGAGTCGCAATTTGTTGCCTACGAATGTGCTGAGTAATATTTGGGTCAACTTCTGCCTTCTGCCGGTCGACATTCGCCTTAATGGCCTGCAGAAGGCTCTAAACGAGGACCAGCCAGTCAGATGGAATTATCAGACTTTACAAAATTGCTTTCGGACATCTGAAGTGCATTTTATGGAACAGAGCCTAGGGG is a window of Drosophila biarmipes strain raj3 chromosome 3R, RU_DBia_V1.1, whole genome shotgun sequence DNA encoding:
- the LOC108026072 gene encoding mitochondrial import receptor subunit TOM40 homolog 2, whose translation is MSCKNCPPYKNSELGVFFPDCFERVGGHCNKKNPGNVQNLHILAHRVMPKFFDGIELDYLHRLAPNKYITAAWVLSHIRASGFRFGGLYTFRVQDDTMYTPTIMGDIHPTTLAANLNILYYPFQCLRMEAIMQKATEAAPVESQYTIEWTRQCDTWTANFYNVRNENGRCTLSVMRSVSAHWAFGGELLLEWNEPQKLTPDLALAARYSHYNYSLAATASRQGLDVSYWQRIHPQIQMANLLAWNRNTRKTIATICYQWNFWNSAVHGMFDSDASVGFMWTKYLRHLPLQMGFSVVMNLPTDRFAFGMRFVLDPSGLRRGE